The following coding sequences lie in one Pectobacterium sp. A5351 genomic window:
- a CDS encoding cyclase family protein encodes MTLDQIIAELQKKKWVDLTHTVTESIPIFSAFEGVLQRKTLFNVEDHGFYAQAVTFATQTGTHIDAPGHFVAGKRYLDRIDNKELLLPLVVLHKQDAVARDHDYRLSVDDILAFEREHGEIPSGSFVAFASGWSTRWPDIDAFVNKDEQGNSHTPGWSLEALTFLFEERGISAVGHETLDTDSAVDFRRNNGLIGEFFVLNQNAWQVEVLNNLHQLPPTGAYIHVSYPNFAGAPGFPVRAIAYLPDNA; translated from the coding sequence ATGACGCTAGATCAGATTATTGCCGAATTACAGAAGAAAAAATGGGTCGATCTCACGCATACGGTGACGGAGTCGATTCCTATTTTTAGCGCGTTTGAAGGCGTGTTGCAGCGTAAGACCTTATTCAACGTTGAAGATCATGGTTTTTATGCGCAGGCCGTGACGTTTGCGACACAAACGGGGACGCATATTGATGCGCCGGGGCATTTTGTCGCGGGTAAACGTTATCTGGATCGCATTGATAATAAAGAGCTGTTGCTGCCGCTGGTGGTGCTCCACAAACAAGACGCCGTCGCGCGCGATCATGATTATCGCCTGTCGGTTGATGACATTCTGGCGTTTGAACGTGAACACGGAGAAATCCCGTCAGGAAGCTTTGTCGCGTTTGCCAGCGGCTGGAGCACGCGCTGGCCCGATATTGACGCCTTCGTCAATAAAGATGAGCAGGGTAACAGCCATACGCCGGGCTGGTCGCTCGAGGCACTGACCTTCCTGTTTGAAGAGCGCGGTATTAGCGCGGTTGGGCATGAAACGCTGGATACCGATTCCGCCGTTGATTTCCGTCGCAACAACGGGTTGATTGGCGAGTTCTTCGTGCTGAATCAGAATGCCTGGCAGGTTGAGGTACTGAATAACCTGCATCAGTTGCCGCCTACCGGTGCTTATATCCACGTCAGCTACCCTAATTTCGCTGGCGCACCCGGCTTCCCCGTCCGAGCCATCGCCTATTTGCCGGACAATGCCTGA
- the uvrD gene encoding DNA helicase II produces MDVSDLLDGLNDKQRDAVAAPRSNLLVLAGAGSGKTRVLVHRIAWLLSVENCSPYSIMAVTFTNKAAAEMRHRIDHLIGTSQGGMWIGTFHGLAHRLLRAHHMDANLPQDFQILDSEDQLRLLKRLIRALNLDEKQWPPRQAMWFINGKKDEGLRPQHIESYGNPIEQTWQRVYQAYQEACDRAGLVDFAELLLRAHELWLNKPHVLNHYRERFTNILVDEFQDTNRIQYAWIRMLAGDSAKVMIVGDDDQSIYGWRGAQVENIQLFLKDFAGAETIRLEQNYRSTSNILKAANALIAHNGGRLGKNLWTDGVEGEPISLYCAFNELDEARYVVNRIKTWQENGGALKDNAILYRSNAQSRVLEEALLQQSMPYRIYGGMRFFERQEIKDALSYLRLIANRNDDAAFERVVNTPTRGIGDRTLDVVRQTSRDRQLTLWQATRALLQEKVLAGRAAASLQRFIELIDALAYETSELPLHVQTDRVIKDSGLWSMYEQEKGEKGQARVENLEELVTATRQFSYQEEDQDLMPLQAFLSHAALEAGEGQADANQDAVQLMTLHSAKGLEFPQVFIVGMEEGMFPSQMSLDEGGRLEEERRLAYVGVTRAMEKLTITYAESRRLYGKEAYHRPSRFVGELPEECVEEVRLRASVSRPVNHQRLGTPVTQNDSGYKLGQRVRHAKFGEGTIVNLEGSGDHARLQVAFQGQGIKWLVAAYARLETM; encoded by the coding sequence ATGGACGTTTCTGATCTGCTCGATGGCCTCAACGACAAACAGCGTGACGCGGTAGCCGCGCCGCGCAGCAATTTATTGGTGCTGGCGGGGGCAGGCAGCGGCAAAACGCGGGTACTGGTTCATCGCATCGCCTGGCTTTTGTCTGTCGAAAACTGCTCGCCGTATTCCATCATGGCGGTGACGTTTACCAACAAAGCGGCGGCGGAGATGCGTCATCGTATCGATCACCTGATCGGCACCAGCCAGGGCGGCATGTGGATTGGCACCTTCCACGGGCTGGCACACCGCCTGCTGCGTGCGCACCATATGGATGCCAATCTGCCGCAGGATTTCCAGATTCTGGACAGCGAAGATCAGTTGCGTCTGCTGAAACGCCTGATTCGGGCACTCAATTTGGACGAGAAACAGTGGCCGCCGCGTCAGGCGATGTGGTTCATCAATGGGAAGAAGGATGAAGGTCTGCGCCCGCAGCATATTGAAAGCTATGGCAACCCTATTGAGCAAACGTGGCAGCGCGTGTATCAGGCCTATCAGGAAGCGTGCGATCGCGCCGGGCTGGTGGATTTTGCCGAACTGCTGCTGCGCGCCCATGAACTGTGGCTGAACAAGCCGCACGTGCTGAACCACTATCGCGAACGTTTTACCAATATTCTGGTGGACGAATTCCAGGACACCAACCGCATTCAGTACGCCTGGATCCGTATGTTGGCGGGCGACAGCGCCAAAGTGATGATCGTCGGGGATGACGATCAGTCGATTTACGGCTGGCGCGGGGCGCAGGTCGAAAATATTCAACTGTTCCTGAAGGATTTTGCTGGCGCAGAAACGATCCGTCTGGAGCAGAACTACCGTTCGACCAGCAATATTTTGAAAGCGGCGAATGCGCTGATTGCCCACAACGGCGGGCGACTCGGAAAAAACCTGTGGACTGATGGCGTAGAGGGCGAGCCTATCTCGCTGTATTGTGCGTTCAACGAATTGGATGAAGCGCGCTACGTCGTCAACCGGATTAAAACCTGGCAGGAAAATGGCGGAGCGCTGAAGGATAACGCCATTCTTTACCGGAGTAACGCCCAGTCGCGCGTGCTGGAAGAGGCGCTGTTGCAGCAGAGTATGCCGTACCGCATTTATGGCGGCATGCGCTTCTTTGAGCGTCAGGAAATTAAAGATGCGCTGTCTTATCTGCGTCTGATCGCCAACCGTAACGACGATGCGGCGTTTGAGCGTGTGGTGAATACGCCGACGCGCGGTATTGGCGACCGCACGCTGGATGTCGTGCGCCAGACGTCGCGCGATCGTCAACTGACGCTGTGGCAAGCGACGCGGGCGCTGTTGCAGGAGAAAGTGCTGGCAGGACGTGCGGCGGCATCGCTACAGCGTTTTATCGAATTGATCGATGCGTTGGCCTATGAAACGTCGGAACTGCCGCTGCATGTGCAAACCGACCGGGTGATTAAAGATTCCGGCCTGTGGAGCATGTACGAACAGGAAAAAGGCGAGAAAGGGCAGGCGCGAGTAGAAAACCTGGAAGAACTGGTGACGGCGACGCGCCAGTTCAGCTATCAGGAAGAAGATCAGGATTTGATGCCGCTTCAGGCTTTCCTGTCGCATGCCGCGCTGGAAGCGGGTGAAGGTCAGGCGGATGCCAATCAAGACGCGGTTCAGCTTATGACGCTGCACTCGGCGAAAGGGCTAGAGTTCCCGCAGGTGTTTATCGTCGGCATGGAAGAAGGGATGTTCCCTAGCCAGATGTCGCTGGATGAAGGCGGACGTCTGGAAGAAGAGCGTCGTCTGGCTTATGTCGGCGTCACGCGTGCGATGGAGAAACTGACGATAACCTATGCGGAATCCCGCCGTTTATACGGCAAAGAGGCCTATCATCGACCTTCCCGGTTTGTTGGCGAACTGCCTGAAGAGTGTGTAGAAGAAGTGCGGCTACGCGCCAGCGTCTCCCGCCCGGTCAATCACCAGCGTCTTGGCACGCCGGTCACGCAAAACGACAGCGGCTACAAATTGGGGCAGCGGGTTCGCCATGCAAAATTTGGGGAAGGCACGATCGTGAATCTGGAAGGCAGCGGCGATCACGCCCGTCTTCAGGTGGCGTTTCAAGGGCAGGGGATTAAATGGCTGGTTGCCGCCTATGCCCGGCTGGAAACGATGTGA
- the yigB gene encoding 5-amino-6-(5-phospho-D-ribitylamino)uracil phosphatase YigB, producing the protein MHFYRSLGPIRAITFDLDDTLYDNADVIRRTGQESIRFLQQYHPALRDFQADDFQNLRQTLLEREPDIYHDVSEWRRRAAELAMLERGLSAAEAKDGAKAAMENFAHWRSQITITEETHQTLAALAEKVPLAAITNGNAEPHRFGLDRYFLFILRAGPHGRAKPFDDMYHLAAEKLNLPLHEILHVGDDLTTDVAGSIRCGMQACWINLREGSLTQIGDARLLPHIEISRLASLSALL; encoded by the coding sequence ATGCATTTTTACCGATCTCTTGGCCCGATCCGTGCGATCACGTTCGATCTGGATGACACGCTGTACGACAACGCGGACGTCATCCGGCGCACGGGGCAAGAGTCAATCCGCTTCCTGCAACAGTACCATCCTGCACTTCGTGACTTTCAGGCGGATGATTTTCAGAACTTACGCCAGACCTTGCTTGAGCGCGAGCCGGACATTTATCACGACGTGAGCGAATGGCGTCGCCGTGCGGCTGAGCTGGCCATGTTAGAACGTGGACTGAGCGCGGCAGAAGCGAAGGATGGCGCAAAAGCGGCAATGGAAAATTTTGCCCACTGGCGCAGCCAGATTACGATTACCGAAGAGACGCACCAGACGTTGGCGGCGTTAGCCGAGAAAGTGCCGCTGGCCGCCATCACCAACGGTAACGCTGAGCCACACCGTTTTGGGCTCGATCGCTATTTTTTGTTTATCCTGCGCGCTGGCCCGCATGGTCGCGCCAAACCGTTTGATGACATGTACCATCTGGCTGCGGAAAAGCTCAACCTGCCTTTGCATGAGATCCTGCACGTGGGTGACGATCTCACCACCGATGTGGCGGGGTCGATCCGCTGCGGTATGCAGGCCTGCTGGATTAACCTGCGTGAAGGCAGCCTGACGCAGATTGGGGATGCCCGGCTGCTGCCGCATATTGAAATTTCGCGGTTGGCATCGCTGTCGGCATTGCTATAA
- the xerC gene encoding tyrosine recombinase XerC, translating into MSRQPASSEVPSSSPLHADVEAFLRYLKVERQLSPLTQTSYLRQLSAVITILSAAGVADWRKLDAADVRSVVSRSKRDGLHSGSLALRLSALRSFLDWMVSRGVLAANPAKGVSTPRAGRPLPKNMDVDEMGRLLEIDLDDPLAVRDRTMLEVMYGAGLRLAELVGMDCQHIDLASGEVWVMGKGSRERKLPIGKTAVTWLERWLALRELFGPQDDAVFISNQGRRISMRNVQKRFAEWGIKQGVNSHVHPHKLRHSFATHMLESSGDLRAVQELLGHANLSTTQIYTHLDFQHLASVYDAAHPRAKRGKP; encoded by the coding sequence ATGAGCCGACAGCCTGCGTCATCGGAGGTACCTTCCTCTTCCCCTTTACACGCTGATGTTGAGGCTTTCCTGCGCTATCTGAAAGTCGAACGTCAGCTAAGCCCGCTCACGCAGACCAGCTATTTGCGCCAACTGTCTGCGGTTATCACAATACTTTCCGCAGCAGGTGTGGCTGATTGGCGTAAACTGGATGCCGCTGACGTGCGTTCCGTGGTGTCCCGCAGTAAGCGCGATGGCCTGCATTCGGGCAGTCTGGCGCTGCGCCTATCGGCATTGCGCAGCTTTCTCGACTGGATGGTGTCACGGGGCGTACTGGCGGCAAACCCGGCGAAAGGGGTATCCACGCCGCGAGCCGGACGCCCATTGCCCAAGAATATGGATGTAGATGAAATGGGCAGGCTGCTGGAGATCGATCTGGACGATCCTCTCGCGGTACGCGACCGTACGATGCTCGAAGTGATGTACGGTGCGGGGCTGCGTCTGGCGGAGCTGGTCGGTATGGACTGTCAGCATATCGATCTGGCCAGCGGTGAAGTTTGGGTCATGGGGAAGGGCAGCAGAGAGCGCAAATTGCCGATAGGAAAAACGGCGGTAACCTGGCTGGAACGCTGGCTGGCGCTGCGCGAGCTGTTTGGCCCGCAGGATGATGCCGTTTTTATCTCCAATCAGGGACGACGCATTTCGATGCGCAACGTGCAGAAGCGTTTTGCTGAATGGGGGATTAAGCAGGGCGTGAATAGCCATGTTCATCCGCATAAGCTGCGCCACTCCTTTGCGACGCACATGCTGGAATCCAGCGGTGATTTACGGGCGGTGCAAGAGCTACTGGGTCATGCCAACCTGTCTACAACACAGATTTATACCCATCTTGATTTTCAACATTTAGCCTCCGTGTACGATGCTGCGCATCCACGCGCCAAACGAGGGAAACCCTGA
- a CDS encoding DUF484 domain-containing protein — protein MKNVEEQAEREIALSDEMVLQFLQQNPDFFIRNARPVEQMRIPHPVRGTVSLVEWQLARQRNHITQLEEEITLLMEQAGANEVLFNRLLGLQTELASADSLTDMLDRLQRWARQLGLAGATVRLFSDKWRIGAPSGFTHLGLNRTTFEPLRIQRFGQSNHYLGSLNGPELLLLLPQARQIGSVALSLMGNNHDLGVLIFSSRDSHHYQDGMGTVLLQQMAMMLPAMLARWVERV, from the coding sequence ATGAAGAATGTCGAGGAACAGGCAGAGCGCGAGATCGCACTCAGTGACGAGATGGTTTTGCAGTTCCTGCAACAGAATCCCGATTTTTTTATCCGCAATGCGCGTCCCGTCGAGCAGATGCGCATTCCTCACCCCGTCAGGGGAACCGTGTCGCTGGTGGAATGGCAACTGGCGCGTCAGCGTAACCACATTACTCAGCTTGAGGAAGAAATCACGCTGCTGATGGAGCAGGCGGGCGCGAACGAAGTGCTGTTCAATCGCCTGCTTGGGTTACAAACTGAATTGGCGTCGGCGGATAGCCTGACGGACATGCTGGATCGGTTGCAGCGCTGGGCACGCCAGCTTGGTCTGGCGGGGGCGACGGTTCGTCTGTTCAGCGATAAATGGCGTATTGGCGCGCCATCCGGTTTTACCCATCTTGGGCTAAACCGCACCACGTTTGAGCCGCTGCGCATTCAGCGTTTCGGACAAAGCAACCACTATCTTGGCAGTCTAAACGGACCGGAACTGCTGCTCCTGCTGCCGCAGGCCAGGCAGATTGGGTCGGTTGCGCTGTCGCTGATGGGCAACAATCACGATTTGGGCGTGCTGATTTTCAGCAGCCGTGACAGCCACCACTATCAGGATGGCATGGGAACCGTACTGCTCCAGCAAATGGCCATGATGCTGCCGGCGATGCTGGCGCGCTGGGTTGAGCGGGTATGA
- the dapF gene encoding diaminopimelate epimerase, with translation MQFAKMHGLGNDFMVVDAVTQNVYFSPELIRRLADRHCGVGFDQLLVVEPPYDPELDFHYRIFNADGSEVAQCGNGARCFARFVRLKGLTNKRDIAVSTQTGRMVLSVTDDELVRVNMGEPNFEPQQVPFRAVKAEKTYIMRADEHTVLCGVVSMGNPHCVIQVEDVDTAKVETLGPLLESHERFPERANIGFMQIVDSHTVRLRVYERGAGETQACGSGACAAVAVGIQQGLLSANVRVSLPGGELDIQWDGPGHPLFMTGPATHVYDGFIHL, from the coding sequence ATGCAGTTCGCTAAGATGCACGGATTAGGCAACGATTTCATGGTTGTTGATGCCGTTACGCAAAACGTTTATTTTTCACCCGAATTGATTCGTCGTTTGGCGGATCGGCACTGTGGTGTCGGGTTTGACCAACTGCTGGTCGTTGAGCCGCCCTACGATCCTGAATTGGATTTTCACTACCGTATTTTTAACGCGGATGGCAGTGAAGTGGCGCAGTGTGGTAACGGCGCGCGCTGTTTTGCCCGCTTTGTTCGCCTGAAAGGGCTGACCAACAAGCGTGACATCGCCGTCAGTACGCAGACGGGCCGGATGGTGCTGTCTGTGACGGATGATGAACTGGTGCGCGTTAATATGGGCGAACCTAATTTCGAGCCGCAACAGGTGCCGTTTCGCGCGGTCAAAGCAGAGAAAACCTACATCATGCGTGCTGACGAACACACGGTGCTGTGCGGCGTGGTGTCGATGGGTAACCCGCACTGTGTGATTCAGGTTGAGGATGTGGACACGGCGAAGGTGGAAACGCTGGGGCCGCTGCTGGAAAGCCATGAGCGTTTTCCCGAGCGTGCCAACATTGGTTTTATGCAAATTGTTGATAGCCACACTGTCCGCCTGCGGGTATACGAACGCGGGGCGGGAGAAACACAGGCGTGTGGTAGCGGCGCGTGTGCAGCCGTGGCAGTAGGAATCCAGCAGGGGTTATTGTCCGCGAACGTTCGCGTATCTTTGCCGGGCGGGGAGTTGGATATCCAGTGGGATGGGCCGGGACATCCGTTATTCATGACCGGGCCTGCAACGCATGTCTACGATGGATTTATTCATTTATGA
- the lptM gene encoding LPS translocon maturation chaperone LptM, translating to MTGLNVMKNVFRQFFLVLAVVSLLGCGLKGPLYMPADGKSGASTTQQNENQPPQKKASIRP from the coding sequence ATGACAGGTCTTAACGTGATGAAGAACGTATTTCGCCAGTTTTTTCTGGTGTTAGCCGTAGTGAGTTTATTGGGTTGTGGTCTGAAAGGGCCGCTGTATATGCCTGCCGATGGCAAATCCGGTGCGTCAACGACTCAGCAAAATGAGAACCAGCCGCCGCAAAAGAAAGCGTCAATACGTCCTTAA
- the cyaY gene encoding iron donor protein CyaY, with the protein MNDSEFHQLADELMLQLEETLDRFEGDADIDYETNGGVMTLSFENGSKIVINRQEPLHQIWLATKAGGYHFNLQDTRWICDRSGEDFIARLSSACSAQAGEAVHFG; encoded by the coding sequence ATGAACGATAGCGAGTTCCACCAATTAGCCGACGAACTCATGCTTCAGTTGGAAGAAACGCTGGATCGGTTTGAGGGTGATGCCGACATCGATTATGAAACCAACGGCGGCGTGATGACGCTGAGTTTTGAGAACGGCAGCAAAATCGTGATTAATCGGCAGGAGCCGCTGCACCAAATCTGGCTGGCGACCAAAGCAGGTGGCTACCACTTCAACCTTCAGGACACACGCTGGATATGCGATCGCAGCGGTGAAGATTTTATCGCGCGGCTGTCATCAGCCTGTTCGGCTCAGGCCGGGGAAGCCGTTCACTTCGGGTAA
- a CDS encoding class I adenylate cyclase — protein sequence MYFYIETLKQRLDAINQLRVDRALGAMKPAFQQVYSLLPILLHHHHPLMPGYLEGKVPHGICTHTPDEKQQQYLDGIALRWGQFDCSHPQGELPITGIYSMGSTSSIGQSCSSDLDIWVCHQSWLDSEERQLLQKKCTLLEQWAAAQGAEVSFFLMDESRFRHNESGSLSGEDCGTTQHILLLDEFYRTAVRMAGKRILWNMVPVEEESHYDEYVLSLYSQGALAPNEWMDLGGLSTLSAEEYFGASLWQLYKSIDSPYKAVLKTLLLEAYSWEYPDTSLLSTEIKKRLHDGEIVSFGLDPYCMMLDRVTHYLTAINDPTRLDLARRCFYLKVCEKLSREKACVGWRRQILSQLVQEWGWSDEHLAMLDNRANWKIEQVREAHNELLDAMMQTYRNLIRFARRNNLSVSASPQDIGVLTRKLYAAFEALPGKVTLLNPQISPDLSEPNLTFIYVPPGRANRSGWYLYNQAPSMDAIVSHQPLEYNRYLNKLVAWAYFNGLLTPSTRLYIKGNELCDITRLQALVDDVASHFPLRLPAPTPKALYSPCEIRHLAIIVNLEHDPTAAFRNQVVHFDFRHLDVFSFGQQQQCLVGSIDLLYRNSWNEVRTLHFSGEQAVLEALKTILGKMHQDAALPESLEVFCYSQHLRGLIRTRVQQLVSECIELRLTSTRQQEPGRFKAVKVAGQTWGLFFERLSVSVQKLENAVEFYGAISNNKLQGQPVQVETNHVHLPPVVDGVASEGIIQFFFEDLTENQGFNIYILDESNRVEVYHHCEGSKEELVRDVSRFYSSSHDRFTYGSSFINFNLPQFYQIVQLDGRTQVIPFRSSALSHLCITPVVDDEVMTMKQRLQIL from the coding sequence TTGTACTTCTACATCGAGACTTTGAAGCAAAGACTGGATGCGATCAACCAACTGCGTGTTGACCGTGCTCTGGGAGCAATGAAGCCCGCTTTTCAGCAGGTTTACAGTCTTCTGCCCATTTTATTACATCATCATCACCCGTTGATGCCCGGCTACCTTGAAGGCAAGGTGCCTCACGGTATCTGCACTCACACGCCTGATGAAAAACAACAACAGTACCTTGATGGCATCGCGCTGCGTTGGGGTCAGTTTGACTGTTCTCATCCGCAGGGCGAACTGCCGATCACGGGCATCTATTCCATGGGCAGTACCTCGTCTATCGGGCAGAGCTGTAGCTCCGATCTCGATATATGGGTGTGTCACCAATCCTGGTTGGACAGCGAAGAACGCCAGCTCCTACAGAAGAAATGTACGCTGCTAGAGCAGTGGGCTGCGGCGCAGGGCGCTGAAGTCAGCTTCTTCCTGATGGATGAAAGCCGCTTCCGCCACAATGAAAGCGGTAGCCTGAGCGGTGAAGACTGCGGTACCACGCAGCATATCCTGTTACTCGACGAATTCTACCGTACCGCCGTGCGTATGGCGGGTAAACGCATTCTGTGGAACATGGTGCCGGTCGAAGAAGAATCTCACTACGACGAATATGTACTGTCGCTGTACTCACAGGGGGCGCTTGCTCCTAATGAGTGGATGGATTTAGGCGGCTTAAGCACGCTGTCGGCGGAAGAGTATTTCGGCGCGAGCCTCTGGCAGCTCTATAAAAGCATCGATTCCCCTTATAAAGCCGTACTGAAAACGCTGCTGCTGGAAGCCTATTCCTGGGAATACCCGGACACCAGCCTGCTGTCGACCGAAATTAAAAAGCGCCTGCATGACGGCGAGATCGTCTCTTTCGGCCTCGATCCTTACTGCATGATGTTGGATCGCGTGACGCACTATCTGACGGCGATCAACGATCCCACGCGCCTCGATCTGGCGCGTCGATGTTTCTACCTAAAAGTCTGTGAAAAGCTCTCCAGAGAAAAAGCCTGTGTCGGCTGGCGTCGCCAGATTCTGAGCCAACTGGTGCAAGAATGGGGATGGAGCGACGAACATCTGGCCATGCTGGATAACCGCGCTAACTGGAAAATCGAACAGGTACGCGAAGCACATAATGAGCTGTTGGATGCGATGATGCAGACCTATCGCAACCTGATTCGCTTCGCCCGCCGCAATAATCTGAGCGTCAGCGCCAGCCCGCAGGATATCGGTGTGTTGACCCGTAAACTGTATGCCGCGTTTGAAGCGCTGCCGGGTAAAGTTACCCTGCTGAACCCACAAATTTCGCCCGATTTGTCGGAGCCGAATTTAACCTTTATCTATGTTCCGCCGGGTCGTGCGAACCGTTCGGGCTGGTATCTGTACAATCAGGCACCGTCGATGGATGCGATCGTCAGTCATCAGCCGCTGGAATATAACCGCTATCTGAACAAACTGGTGGCGTGGGCGTATTTTAACGGCCTGCTGACGCCAAGCACGCGTCTGTACATTAAAGGCAACGAGCTGTGTGACATCACGCGCCTGCAAGCGCTGGTGGACGACGTTGCCAGTCATTTCCCGCTGCGTTTGCCTGCACCGACGCCGAAGGCGCTGTACAGCCCGTGTGAAATTCGTCATTTGGCGATTATCGTCAATCTGGAACACGATCCGACGGCGGCCTTCCGCAATCAGGTTGTACATTTCGATTTCCGTCATCTGGATGTCTTTAGCTTCGGCCAACAGCAGCAGTGTCTGGTTGGCAGTATCGACCTGCTGTATCGCAACTCGTGGAATGAAGTACGTACGCTGCATTTCAGCGGCGAACAGGCGGTGTTGGAAGCGCTGAAAACCATTCTGGGCAAAATGCATCAGGATGCCGCGCTGCCGGAATCACTGGAAGTCTTCTGCTATAGCCAGCACCTGCGCGGGCTGATTCGTACCCGTGTGCAGCAGTTGGTGTCCGAATGCATTGAGCTGCGCCTGACCAGTACGCGTCAGCAGGAGCCTGGGCGTTTCAAAGCGGTGAAAGTCGCGGGTCAAACCTGGGGTCTGTTCTTCGAACGGCTGAGTGTCTCGGTGCAGAAGCTGGAAAATGCGGTCGAGTTTTATGGCGCGATTTCCAACAACAAACTGCAAGGACAGCCGGTTCAGGTTGAAACCAACCATGTGCATTTACCGCCGGTGGTCGATGGCGTCGCCAGCGAAGGGATCATCCAATTCTTCTTTGAAGATCTGACAGAAAATCAGGGCTTTAATATCTATATTCTGGATGAATCGAATCGCGTTGAGGTGTATCACCACTGTGAGGGCAGTAAAGAAGAGCTGGTGCGTGATGTCAGCCGCTTCTATTCGTCTTCGCATGACCGATTTACCTACGGCTCCAGCTTTATCAATTTCAACCTGCCGCAGTTCTACCAAATCGTGCAGTTGGACGGCCGTACGCAGGTGATCCCGTTCCGCAGCAGCGCGCTTTCTCATCTGTGCATTACGCCAGTCGTGGATGATGAAGTGATGACAATGAAGCAGCGGCTGCAAATCTTATAA
- the hemC gene encoding hydroxymethylbilane synthase: MLANIIRIATRQSPLALWQARYVQQCLNRLYPDLHVELVPMVTRGDIILDTPLAKVGGKGLFVKELELALLEGRADIAVHSMKDVPVEFPDGLGLTTICERDDPRDAFVSNHYDSLEQLPEGSCVGTSSLRRQCQLRARRPDLVIRDLRGNVGTRLSKLDSGEYDAIILAVAGLKRLGLEERIRCALSPEESLPAVGQGAIGIECRLDDEHVRQLLAPLNHPATAARVLAERAMNVRLEGGCQVPIGSYAELEGDTLWLRALVGAPDGSQMIVGERRGSVSDAEQIGIALAEELLAKGASAILQAVYQGSSSS, translated from the coding sequence ATGTTAGCCAATATTATTAGAATTGCCACCCGACAAAGCCCGCTCGCCCTGTGGCAAGCACGATATGTACAGCAGTGTCTGAATCGCCTCTACCCGGATTTACACGTGGAGCTGGTGCCGATGGTGACCCGCGGCGACATCATCCTGGATACGCCACTGGCCAAGGTCGGCGGTAAAGGATTGTTTGTTAAAGAGCTGGAATTGGCGCTGCTTGAAGGACGCGCCGACATTGCCGTCCACTCCATGAAAGATGTGCCTGTCGAATTCCCGGATGGCCTTGGCCTGACCACGATTTGCGAACGCGACGACCCGCGTGACGCGTTTGTTTCCAACCACTACGATAGCCTCGAACAGTTACCAGAAGGCAGTTGCGTCGGCACGTCCAGCCTGCGCCGCCAGTGCCAGCTGCGCGCCCGACGTCCCGATCTGGTGATTCGTGATTTACGCGGCAACGTCGGAACACGCCTGTCAAAACTGGATAGCGGCGAGTATGACGCCATTATTCTTGCTGTCGCCGGCCTGAAACGCCTCGGTCTTGAAGAACGCATCCGCTGTGCGTTGAGCCCGGAAGAATCTCTGCCTGCCGTCGGACAAGGTGCTATCGGCATCGAATGCCGTTTGGATGACGAGCATGTCCGTCAACTCCTTGCCCCGCTGAATCACCCCGCTACTGCGGCCCGCGTACTGGCTGAACGCGCGATGAATGTGCGCCTTGAAGGCGGCTGTCAGGTACCGATTGGCAGCTACGCCGAACTGGAAGGCGACACACTGTGGCTACGTGCGCTGGTTGGTGCCCCGGACGGCAGCCAAATGATCGTCGGTGAACGTAGAGGAAGCGTCTCCGACGCCGAACAAATCGGTATTGCGCTGGCTGAAGAGCTACTGGCAAAAGGGGCCAGCGCCATCCTTCAAGCCGTTTATCAAGGGTCAAGCTCATCATGA